Proteins encoded within one genomic window of Nitrospina gracilis 3/211:
- a CDS encoding FG-GAP repeat domain-containing protein, which produces MKRFVFYTIILALGISLAGCPQSNSQPQKRIPPLFMINAVYDTGKEPSYLVTDDFDADGHLDLVVLNSGEHNLSYLKGKGDGTFQEGIVIKTGADPIATAVADFNNDRLKDLAILNYQDGTLHILLNSGGGSFRNTGKIIKPGRIPINLTTDDFNKDGLPDLMVSLRFHKVVYLQGKGNGVFEDPVEIAVRGQPTGVISGDYNKDGFRDLAVALAGSGNTGVQILWGEGNGKFDPSKNFRGGGQPLTIANIDANNDGKIDLVTSSNSLHALTMVMNDGDKKFHALQDFAAGEFPKFIVAADFSGDGIEDLAVSNATNDTISVTLGRGDGTFIYPPVIHYVDEYPQGMAVGDFNQDGYLDLAVSCRDKNLITILLKQGKQPSPLPGPTVQKTSG; this is translated from the coding sequence ATGAAGCGGTTTGTTTTTTATACCATTATATTGGCCTTGGGTATTTCCCTGGCAGGGTGCCCCCAATCCAACTCCCAACCCCAGAAACGCATTCCGCCGCTGTTCATGATCAATGCGGTGTATGACACGGGGAAAGAACCGTCCTACCTGGTGACGGACGATTTCGATGCGGACGGTCATCTTGACCTCGTGGTGCTCAACAGCGGCGAGCACAACCTGTCTTACCTGAAGGGAAAGGGAGATGGCACCTTTCAGGAAGGCATCGTCATCAAAACCGGTGCCGATCCCATCGCCACCGCGGTTGCCGATTTCAACAACGACAGATTGAAGGACCTGGCGATCCTCAATTATCAGGATGGCACTCTCCACATCCTGCTGAACTCGGGCGGTGGCAGTTTCCGCAACACGGGCAAGATCATCAAGCCGGGGCGCATCCCGATCAACCTGACAACGGACGATTTCAACAAAGACGGGTTGCCGGACCTCATGGTTTCACTGCGCTTCCACAAGGTGGTGTACCTGCAGGGCAAGGGCAACGGCGTGTTCGAGGACCCGGTGGAGATTGCGGTGCGGGGTCAGCCGACCGGTGTGATTTCCGGCGATTACAACAAGGACGGGTTTCGGGATCTGGCGGTGGCGCTGGCGGGTTCCGGCAACACCGGTGTGCAGATTTTGTGGGGGGAGGGCAACGGCAAGTTCGATCCCAGTAAAAATTTCCGTGGCGGCGGGCAGCCGCTGACCATCGCCAACATCGACGCCAACAACGACGGCAAAATCGACCTCGTGACGTCCAGCAATTCCCTGCATGCCTTGACCATGGTCATGAATGACGGCGACAAGAAATTCCACGCTCTTCAAGATTTTGCCGCGGGTGAATTTCCGAAATTCATTGTTGCGGCGGATTTTTCCGGAGACGGCATTGAGGACCTGGCGGTCTCCAACGCCACCAACGATACGATTTCCGTCACGCTGGGGCGGGGAGATGGGACTTTCATCTATCCTCCCGTGATCCATTACGTGGATGAGTACCCGCAGGGAATGGCGGTGGGCGATTTCAACCAGGACGGGTATTTGGATCTTGCCGTATCCTGCCGGGATAAAAACCTCATCACCATCCTGCTGAAGCAGGGGAAACAACCTTCCCCCTTGCCCGGACCCACCGTGCAGAAAACTTCCGGCTGA